From Brucella pseudogrignonensis, a single genomic window includes:
- a CDS encoding metalloregulator ArsR/SmtB family transcription factor produces MSINQEMPARADVVSNFLKGLANPHRLLILCELVNGEKSVTDLINATGIAQTSMSQHLNKLKEEGILSYRREHRLLFYKIEHPAVIEVMAVLYSHFCAKDQ; encoded by the coding sequence GTGTCCATCAATCAGGAAATGCCAGCCCGGGCAGATGTCGTATCAAATTTTCTCAAAGGACTGGCGAATCCTCATCGGCTTCTCATTCTTTGTGAGTTGGTGAATGGCGAAAAAAGCGTGACCGATCTCATCAATGCGACAGGTATCGCACAGACGTCGATGTCACAGCACCTCAATAAGCTGAAGGAGGAAGGCATTCTCAGCTATCGCCGAGAACATAGATTGCTTTTCTACAAGATTGAACATCCGGCCGTGATTGAGGTCATGGCCGTACTTTACTCCCATTTTTGCGCAAAGGACCAATGA
- the truB gene encoding tRNA pseudouridine(55) synthase TruB: MARRGKKKGRPVSGWVIFDKPKGMGSTEAVSKIKWLFNAEKAGHAGTLDPLASGMLPIALGEATKTVPYVMDGTKVYRFTVTWGEERSTDDLEGVATRNSDNRPSRADVEALLPNYTGVISQIPPQFSAIKIGGERAYDLAREGETVEIPAREVEIDRLEIVEFPDADRTEFEVECSKGTYVRSLARDMGRDLGCFGHISDLRRIEVAPFTDEDMVTLAELEEAWPPLPPKKEEGADDAEADVVEQPAPRRDFSAIDALVIDTGAALDCLPQVPLSDDQAQRVRLGNPVIIRGRDAPLEADEACVTSKGKLLAIGYIEQGQFKPKRVFTAA, translated from the coding sequence ATGGCAAGACGGGGCAAGAAAAAAGGCCGTCCGGTTTCTGGCTGGGTTATTTTTGACAAGCCAAAAGGCATGGGTTCAACGGAAGCCGTTTCAAAGATCAAGTGGCTTTTCAACGCTGAAAAGGCCGGTCACGCTGGGACACTCGATCCGCTTGCATCCGGGATGCTGCCAATTGCGCTCGGCGAAGCCACCAAGACCGTGCCTTATGTCATGGATGGAACCAAGGTTTACCGTTTCACCGTGACCTGGGGTGAAGAACGCTCGACCGACGATCTCGAAGGCGTTGCCACCAGGAACTCCGACAACCGCCCATCGCGCGCAGATGTCGAAGCGCTTTTGCCAAATTATACAGGCGTTATTTCGCAGATCCCGCCGCAGTTCTCGGCGATCAAGATTGGCGGCGAGCGCGCTTATGATCTGGCACGCGAAGGCGAAACCGTAGAAATTCCTGCACGCGAAGTCGAAATCGACCGTCTGGAAATCGTTGAGTTTCCTGATGCGGATCGCACTGAGTTTGAAGTCGAATGCTCTAAGGGCACCTATGTTCGTTCGCTGGCGCGCGATATGGGCCGCGATCTGGGCTGCTTTGGCCACATTTCCGACCTTCGTCGCATTGAAGTGGCTCCCTTCACTGATGAGGATATGGTGACGCTGGCAGAGCTTGAAGAAGCCTGGCCGCCGCTGCCACCCAAGAAGGAAGAAGGCGCAGACGATGCTGAGGCTGACGTTGTCGAACAACCAGCACCGCGCCGCGATTTCTCGGCAATCGACGCGCTCGTGATTGATACGGGAGCAGCGCTTGATTGCTTGCCACAGGTTCCGTTGAGCGATGATCAGGCGCAACGTGTGCGCCTCGGTAATCCTGTGATTATCCGAGGACGCGATGCACCATTGGAAGCAGACGAAGCCTGCGTAACATCAAAAGGCAAGTTGCTTGCAATTGGCTATATTGAGCAGGGTCAGTTCAAGCCCAAGCGGGTGTTCACCGCAGCATAG
- the nusA gene encoding transcription termination factor NusA, producing the protein MAVSANRLELLQIADAVAREKSIDREIVLAAMADAIQKAARSRYGQESNIRADINAKSGEIKLQRLLEVVETVEDYSTQISLFTARDRNPDAQIGDFIADQLPPMDFGRIAAQSAKQVIVQKVREAERDRQYDEFKDRVGEIVNGTVKRVEYGNVIVDLGRGEAIVRRDELIPREAFRYGDRIRAYVYDVRREQRGPQVFLSRTHPSFMAKLFTMEVPEIYDGIIEIKSVARDPGSRAKIAVVSRDASIDPVGACVGMRGSRVQAVVAELQGEKIDIIPWSPDAASFIVNALQPAEVAKVVLDEDAERIEVVVPNDQLSLAIGRRGQNVRLASQLTGWDIDILTEDEESDRRQKEFAERSNLFMEALNVDEMVGQVLASEGFASVEEIAYVEPAEIASIDGFDDDTAGEIQERAREFLDRIENEQDDRRKELGVEDELRELPGLTTAMLVAVGEDGVKNIEDFAGYAVDDLVGWRERKDGETVNHTGILSPFDVSRVDAEQMILTARLKAGWITEDELVAVESDEVEEAGEEEAAS; encoded by the coding sequence ATGGCAGTCAGTGCAAACAGGCTGGAACTTCTGCAGATCGCCGATGCGGTCGCACGTGAAAAGTCGATTGACCGTGAGATCGTTCTTGCGGCCATGGCCGACGCGATCCAGAAGGCCGCGCGTTCGCGCTATGGTCAGGAAAGCAACATCCGTGCGGACATCAACGCGAAGTCCGGCGAGATCAAGCTGCAGCGCCTGCTCGAAGTTGTTGAGACTGTCGAAGACTACTCCACGCAGATTTCGCTGTTCACTGCGCGCGACCGTAACCCTGATGCGCAGATTGGTGATTTCATCGCTGATCAGCTGCCGCCGATGGATTTTGGTCGTATTGCTGCCCAGTCGGCCAAGCAGGTTATCGTGCAAAAGGTGCGCGAAGCCGAGCGTGATCGCCAGTATGATGAATTCAAAGACCGCGTTGGCGAAATCGTCAATGGTACTGTCAAGCGCGTTGAATATGGCAATGTGATTGTTGATCTTGGTCGCGGCGAAGCAATTGTACGTCGTGACGAACTGATCCCACGCGAAGCATTCCGCTATGGCGACCGCATCCGCGCCTATGTTTACGATGTTCGTCGTGAACAGCGTGGCCCGCAGGTTTTCCTGTCACGTACGCATCCATCTTTCATGGCGAAGCTTTTCACCATGGAAGTACCGGAAATCTACGACGGCATTATCGAAATCAAGTCGGTCGCCCGTGATCCGGGTTCGCGCGCCAAGATCGCCGTTGTATCGCGTGATGCATCGATTGATCCTGTCGGTGCGTGTGTTGGTATGCGCGGCTCGCGCGTTCAGGCTGTTGTGGCTGAATTGCAGGGCGAAAAAATCGACATTATTCCATGGTCGCCAGATGCGGCTTCCTTTATCGTCAACGCGCTTCAGCCAGCTGAAGTTGCCAAGGTCGTTCTCGATGAAGATGCGGAACGTATTGAAGTTGTCGTTCCCAATGACCAATTATCATTGGCAATTGGTCGTCGCGGTCAGAACGTGCGTCTTGCGTCACAGCTGACCGGCTGGGACATCGACATCCTCACAGAAGATGAAGAGTCCGATCGTCGCCAGAAAGAATTCGCTGAGCGTTCGAACCTCTTCATGGAAGCGCTCAATGTTGACGAGATGGTTGGTCAGGTTCTGGCTTCGGAAGGCTTTGCCTCGGTTGAGGAAATTGCTTACGTCGAACCGGCTGAAATTGCTTCTATCGATGGTTTCGATGATGATACCGCTGGTGAAATTCAGGAACGCGCACGTGAATTCCTGGACCGTATCGAAAACGAACAGGATGACCGTCGTAAGGAATTGGGCGTAGAAGATGAACTTCGTGAGCTTCCAGGCCTGACGACAGCGATGCTTGTTGCTGTTGGCGAAGATGGCGTGAAGAACATCGAAGACTTTGCTGGCTATGCTGTTGACGACCTTGTTGGCTGGCGTGAACGCAAGGACGGCGAAACCGTTAATCATACCGGTATCCTGTCACCGTTTGATGTGTCCCGCGTCGATGCGGAACAGATGATCCTGACTGCACGCCTCAAGGCGGGCTGGATCACCGAAGATGAGCTGGTCGCAGTTGAAAGCGACGAAGTTGAAGAAGCTGGCGAGGAAGAAGCCGCTTCGTAA
- a CDS encoding carboxymuconolactone decarboxylase family protein: protein MTKNYQDITKDISQYTGELRKMVPETMQAFHALAKSAGASGELDQKTKELIALAIGVTQRCDGCIGFHAKALHNLGATRQEVAEVMAMCVYMGGGPALMYAADAIRAFDQFQAA from the coding sequence GTGACCAAAAACTATCAGGACATCACCAAGGATATTTCGCAATATACTGGTGAGCTGCGCAAAATGGTGCCCGAAACCATGCAAGCGTTCCACGCGCTAGCTAAAAGTGCAGGCGCTTCTGGTGAACTGGATCAGAAAACGAAAGAGTTGATTGCGCTAGCAATCGGCGTGACGCAGCGTTGCGATGGTTGCATAGGCTTCCACGCAAAAGCGCTTCACAATCTAGGCGCGACACGGCAGGAAGTGGCCGAAGTGATGGCCATGTGCGTCTATATGGGCGGTGGCCCGGCACTTATGTATGCGGCTGACGCTATTCGCGCCTTTGATCAGTTTCAAGCTGCCTAA
- the rbfA gene encoding 30S ribosome-binding factor RbfA, which translates to MARSPDPKGSGGLSQRQLRVGEQVRHALAQVLQRGEIRDELLERTVISVSEVRMSPDLKIATCFITPLGSTDVQAVIKALASNAKFIRGRMAPSLSQMKYMPEFRFRPDTSFDNFSKIDALLRSPEVARDLGRDNDENGEADDASRNGDA; encoded by the coding sequence ATGGCACGTTCTCCCGATCCGAAAGGCTCAGGCGGTCTTTCTCAGCGTCAGCTTCGCGTGGGCGAGCAGGTACGTCACGCATTGGCACAGGTGCTTCAGCGCGGTGAAATTCGCGATGAATTGCTCGAGCGCACGGTTATTTCCGTTTCAGAAGTGCGCATGTCGCCCGATCTGAAAATCGCAACCTGCTTCATCACGCCACTTGGTAGCACCGATGTGCAGGCGGTGATTAAGGCGCTGGCTTCAAATGCGAAGTTCATTCGCGGTCGGATGGCGCCAAGCCTGAGCCAGATGAAATACATGCCGGAATTCCGTTTCCGGCCTGACACAAGTTTTGACAATTTTTCCAAGATCGATGCGCTTCTGCGCTCGCCGGAAGTCGCACGCGATCTTGGACGTGACAATGACGAAAACGGTGAGGCGGATGACGCTTCCCGCAATGGAGACGCATAA
- the rpsO gene encoding 30S ribosomal protein S15 — protein sequence MSITAERKQALIKEYATKEGDTGSPEVQVAVLSERIANLTDHFKGHKNDNHSRRGLLKLVSQRRRLLDYVKGIDQARYQALVSRLGLRR from the coding sequence ATGTCGATTACTGCTGAACGCAAGCAAGCACTTATTAAGGAATACGCCACCAAGGAAGGCGATACCGGTTCTCCTGAAGTTCAGGTTGCCGTTCTTTCCGAGCGTATTGCTAACCTTACCGATCATTTCAAGGGCCACAAGAATGACAATCATTCGCGTCGCGGCCTTCTGAAGCTGGTTTCGCAGCGTCGTCGTCTTCTTGACTATGTCAAGGGCATCGACCAGGCACGTTACCAGGCGCTGGTTTCCCGTCTGGGTCTGCGCCGCTAA
- a CDS encoding rhodanese family protein — protein sequence MNTIKPSDAARMLADGEAVLIDVREPDEFRAEHIAAAASIPLGSLKDNFSALNLSPQRKVIFQCLSGRRGEAACLSLAPIATDLTILNLEGGIAEWKKAGLPVVSNGRAAAIPLFRQVQIAVGAIVAISVAIGFSGWTLGFGIAGFIGCMLVFAGITGWCGMAMLLSRMPWNAA from the coding sequence ATGAATACGATTAAGCCATCTGACGCTGCCCGGATGCTCGCTGATGGAGAGGCAGTACTGATCGACGTTCGTGAGCCTGACGAGTTCCGCGCAGAGCATATTGCCGCCGCAGCCTCAATCCCTTTAGGGAGCTTAAAGGACAACTTCAGCGCCCTGAACCTGTCACCCCAAAGAAAGGTGATATTCCAATGCTTGAGTGGTCGTCGTGGCGAGGCAGCCTGTTTATCGTTAGCGCCAATAGCGACTGATCTGACTATCCTCAATCTCGAAGGCGGCATTGCCGAGTGGAAGAAAGCAGGGTTGCCGGTTGTCTCTAACGGCCGCGCGGCAGCGATACCGCTTTTTCGGCAAGTGCAGATTGCCGTGGGAGCGATCGTAGCAATTTCGGTTGCTATAGGCTTCTCTGGTTGGACGCTCGGTTTTGGTATCGCCGGTTTCATAGGGTGTATGCTGGTATTTGCCGGCATTACAGGCTGGTGCGGAATGGCCATGCTGCTGTCACGTATGCCTTGGAATGCTGCCTGA
- a CDS encoding RNA-binding protein, producing the protein MAKPALRAEQDMNDRTCIVTRESGSADDLIRFVAGPDGSVVPDLKRNLPGRGCWVKAERRLVDEAVKRKLFARALKEGVTPQADLGALVDQLLTKSALGSLALARKSGAVASGSTKVDQAIRSGQAVLVLHAKEAASDGVRKLDQARRVVVHMDGPQIPAFTLFGVEEMDLAFGGGNVIHAAVLGGRASAGVVQRLLLLHSYRGESPPIETVS; encoded by the coding sequence ATGGCAAAGCCAGCATTGCGTGCGGAGCAGGATATGAATGACAGAACCTGTATCGTCACACGTGAAAGTGGTTCTGCGGATGACCTGATCCGTTTTGTGGCTGGGCCTGATGGTTCAGTTGTGCCGGACTTGAAGCGTAACCTGCCGGGCAGGGGCTGTTGGGTTAAGGCAGAGCGGCGTCTGGTTGATGAAGCTGTCAAGCGCAAGCTGTTTGCGCGGGCGCTGAAAGAAGGTGTTACGCCGCAGGCGGATCTTGGCGCGCTGGTTGACCAGCTGCTGACGAAGTCCGCACTTGGCAGCTTGGCACTGGCACGCAAATCCGGTGCTGTTGCATCTGGTTCGACGAAGGTCGATCAGGCAATTCGCTCCGGACAAGCGGTGTTGGTTTTGCATGCGAAGGAAGCGGCCTCTGATGGGGTTCGCAAGCTGGATCAGGCAAGACGTGTTGTCGTGCATATGGATGGACCTCAAATCCCGGCATTCACTCTTTTCGGAGTTGAAGAAATGGATTTGGCATTTGGGGGCGGAAATGTGATACATGCAGCCGTGCTCGGCGGAAGGGCGTCAGCCGGTGTCGTGCAAAGACTGCTATTATTGCATAGCTATCGTGGCGAAAGCCCACCGATTGAGACGGTGAGTTGA
- the infB gene encoding translation initiation factor IF-2, protein MSDKTNDDKTLSVNSKKTLTIKRPGVEQSTVRQNFSHGRTKAVVVETKKRKFSRPDEKPETEATAPKPAAPAPVAAKPVEPKPAPVAAAPAPAPVATPTPAAQPAPAVASTPAPAPAPTPAAPVAAAPAPQQSKPAPAAPASAQRPQGSQQQRPGQQQFRPGQQRPGQQRPGQQSQRPRQSDRSGMVLNTLSSSEMDARRRALEGALVRDAEERIRAAEEAKRRAEEDARRAKEREESARRQAEEEARLKAEAEAKARAAAEAAKRAPQAAARPEQRGDSRSAPQGGRPQQSGRPQQGGRPGQGQGQRQASPAIADVIPTANKPLPQSQQRKPGASLDDDDRRGPAGARRSSTPAKADARTPKVVKGEDDRRRGKLTISSNLEDEGRSRSLSAMRRRQEKFKRSQMQETREKISREVIIPETITLQELAQRMTERSVDIIKYLMKQGQMMKPGDVIDADMAQLIAEEFGHTVKRVAESDVEEGIFDVADDQGAMVSRPPVVTIMGHVDHGKTSLLDAIRQANVVSGEAGGITQHIGAYQVEQNGHKITFIDTPGHAAFTAMRARGAQATDIAILVVAADDSVMPQTIESISHAKAAGVPIIVAINKIDKPEADAQKVRTQLLQHDVFVESLGGEVLDVEVSAKKKLNLDKLLEAVLLQAEILDLKADASRTAEGVVIEAQLDRGRGSVATVLVQKGTLRPGDIIAAGNEWGRVRALVNDHGEHVKEAGPAMPVEVLGLQGTPQAGDRFAVVANEAKAREIADYRQRLARDKAVARQTGQRGSLEQMMSQLQVNGTKEFPLVIKGDVQGSVEAIIAALDKLGTEEVRARIVHSGAGGITESDVSLAEASNAAIIGFNVRANKQARDAADQQGTEIRYYNIIYDLIEDVKAAMSGLLSPERRETFIGNAEILEVFNITKVGKVAGCRVVDGKVERGAGVRLIRDNVVIHEGKLKTLKRFKDEVAEVPMGQECGMAFENYDDIRAGDTIEAFRVEHITRTL, encoded by the coding sequence ATGAGCGATAAAACAAACGACGATAAGACGCTGAGCGTCAATTCCAAGAAGACGCTGACCATCAAGCGGCCAGGGGTTGAGCAGAGCACCGTGCGCCAGAATTTCAGCCACGGTCGCACAAAGGCTGTCGTCGTTGAAACGAAGAAGCGCAAGTTCTCACGACCGGATGAGAAGCCTGAAACGGAAGCAACGGCACCAAAGCCTGCGGCTCCCGCTCCGGTTGCAGCCAAGCCCGTTGAGCCAAAGCCGGCACCTGTCGCTGCAGCTCCTGCGCCTGCCCCAGTTGCAACGCCCACGCCTGCGGCACAACCAGCTCCAGCTGTTGCATCGACGCCAGCTCCGGCGCCTGCGCCTACGCCTGCCGCCCCAGTTGCAGCAGCTCCTGCACCGCAGCAGTCAAAGCCCGCACCAGCAGCGCCAGCGTCCGCACAGCGTCCGCAGGGTTCACAGCAGCAGCGTCCCGGCCAGCAGCAGTTCCGTCCGGGTCAGCAGCGTCCCGGTCAGCAGCGCCCTGGCCAGCAGTCACAGCGTCCACGCCAGTCCGATCGCTCGGGCATGGTGCTGAACACGCTTTCAAGCTCGGAAATGGATGCTCGTCGCCGTGCGCTTGAAGGTGCGTTGGTTCGTGATGCAGAAGAACGCATTCGCGCCGCTGAAGAAGCCAAGCGTCGTGCCGAAGAGGATGCGCGTCGTGCTAAGGAACGTGAAGAATCCGCTCGCCGTCAGGCAGAGGAAGAAGCACGTCTGAAAGCGGAAGCAGAAGCCAAGGCACGCGCCGCAGCTGAAGCTGCAAAGCGCGCTCCACAGGCAGCAGCCCGTCCAGAACAGCGTGGCGATTCCCGTTCTGCACCGCAGGGTGGCCGTCCGCAGCAGTCGGGTCGCCCTCAGCAGGGTGGTCGTCCCGGTCAGGGACAGGGCCAGCGTCAGGCGTCGCCAGCGATTGCAGACGTTATCCCAACGGCGAACAAGCCATTGCCGCAAAGCCAACAGCGCAAGCCGGGTGCAAGTCTGGATGATGATGATCGTCGTGGTCCAGCAGGCGCACGCCGCAGCAGCACACCGGCAAAGGCAGATGCTCGCACACCGAAGGTTGTGAAGGGCGAAGACGACCGCCGTCGCGGTAAACTGACCATCTCCAGCAATCTGGAGGATGAAGGTCGTTCACGCTCGCTGTCGGCAATGCGTCGCCGTCAGGAAAAGTTCAAGCGTTCGCAGATGCAGGAAACGCGCGAGAAAATTTCTCGTGAAGTTATTATTCCTGAAACCATCACGCTTCAGGAACTTGCACAGCGCATGACCGAACGTTCGGTTGATATCATCAAGTACCTGATGAAACAGGGCCAGATGATGAAGCCGGGCGATGTGATTGATGCCGATATGGCGCAGCTGATCGCTGAAGAATTCGGCCATACCGTTAAGCGCGTTGCTGAATCGGACGTTGAAGAAGGTATCTTCGACGTTGCTGACGATCAGGGTGCAATGGTTTCGCGTCCTCCTGTTGTCACCATCATGGGTCACGTCGATCACGGTAAGACATCGTTGCTCGATGCGATCCGTCAGGCCAACGTCGTCTCCGGCGAAGCTGGTGGTATCACTCAGCATATTGGTGCTTATCAGGTCGAACAGAACGGCCATAAGATCACCTTTATCGATACGCCGGGTCACGCTGCGTTTACCGCAATGCGTGCGCGTGGTGCACAGGCGACGGACATCGCCATTCTGGTGGTCGCCGCTGATGACAGCGTGATGCCGCAGACGATTGAATCCATCAGCCATGCCAAGGCTGCTGGCGTGCCGATCATTGTTGCAATCAACAAGATCGATAAGCCGGAAGCTGATGCGCAGAAGGTTCGTACACAGCTGCTCCAGCACGACGTCTTCGTTGAATCGCTCGGCGGTGAAGTGCTCGACGTTGAAGTTTCGGCGAAGAAGAAGCTGAACCTCGACAAGCTGCTTGAAGCAGTTCTGTTGCAGGCTGAAATTCTTGATCTGAAAGCCGATGCGTCCCGTACCGCTGAAGGCGTTGTTATCGAAGCTCAGCTCGACCGCGGTCGTGGTTCTGTTGCAACCGTTCTGGTTCAGAAGGGTACATTGCGTCCGGGCGACATTATCGCTGCTGGTAATGAGTGGGGACGTGTGCGTGCTCTGGTCAACGACCACGGCGAACATGTCAAGGAAGCTGGTCCTGCGATGCCTGTGGAAGTTCTCGGACTTCAGGGCACACCACAGGCTGGTGACCGCTTCGCAGTTGTTGCGAACGAAGCCAAGGCTCGTGAAATTGCTGATTATCGCCAGCGTCTTGCTCGCGATAAGGCTGTTGCACGTCAGACTGGTCAGCGCGGTTCGCTTGAACAGATGATGAGCCAGTTGCAGGTTAATGGCACGAAAGAATTCCCGCTTGTCATCAAGGGTGACGTGCAGGGTTCGGTCGAAGCAATTATCGCAGCACTCGACAAACTTGGCACCGAAGAAGTGCGTGCGCGCATCGTTCACTCGGGCGCTGGCGGTATCACGGAAAGCGACGTGTCACTGGCTGAAGCCTCCAATGCAGCGATCATCGGCTTCAACGTTCGTGCCAACAAGCAGGCACGCGACGCAGCCGATCAGCAAGGCACGGAAATCCGCTACTACAACATCATCTACGATCTGATCGAAGATGTGAAAGCAGCAATGTCGGGTCTTCTGTCGCCAGAACGCCGTGAAACCTTCATCGGTAATGCTGAGATTCTCGAAGTCTTCAACATTACCAAGGTTGGTAAGGTTGCTGGTTGCCGTGTGGTTGATGGCAAGGTTGAACGTGGTGCAGGCGTCCGCCTCATCCGTGACAACGTGGTTATCCACGAAGGCAAGCTCAAGACACTCAAGCGCTTCAAGGACGAAGTTGCAGAAGTGCCGATGGGCCAGGAATGCGGTATGGCATTCGAAAACTACGACGATATTCGCGCAGGCGATACGATCGAAGCGTTCCGCGTCGAACACATTACGCGTACGCTCTAA
- the pnp gene encoding polyribonucleotide nucleotidyltransferase produces the protein MFNTHKVEIEWGGRPLTLETGKIARQADGAVLATYGETVVLATVVSAKEPKPGQDFFPLTVNYQEKTYAAGKIPGGFFKREGRPSENETLVSRLIDRPIRPLFVDGYKNDTQVVLTVIQHDLENDPDILSMVAASAALTISGVPFMGPIGGARVGYINGEYVLNPNIDEMPESKLDLVVAGTADAVLMVESEAQELSEEVMLGAVVYGQKAFQPVIDAIIKLAEVAAKEPRDFQPEDLSDIEAKMLAVVENDLRDAYKITEKQARYAAVDAAKAKAKAHFFPEGVEEPEFSAEKFATVFKHLQAKIVRWNILDTGNRIDGRDLSTVRAIVSEVGLLPRTHGSALFTRGETQAIVVATLGTGEDEQMIDSLTGTYKESFMLHYNFPPYSVGETGRMGSPGRREVGHGKLAWRAIHPMLPAAEQFPYTIRAVSEITESNGSSSMATVCGTSLALMDAGVPITRPVAGIAMGLIKEGERFAVLSDILGDEDHLGDMDFKVAGTENGITALQMDIKIDGITEEIMKVALEQAKGGRVHILGEMSKALSSSRAELGEFAPRIEVMNIPTDKIRDVIGSGGKVIREIVEKTGAKINIEDDGTVKIASSNGKEIEAAKKWIHSIVAEPEVGEIYEGTVVKAADFGAFVNFFGPRDGLVHISQLASDRVAKTTDVVKEGQKVWVKLMGFDERGKVRLSMKVVDQETGKEIVAEKKAEADAE, from the coding sequence ATGTTCAACACACACAAAGTTGAAATCGAATGGGGCGGCCGTCCGCTGACGCTCGAAACCGGCAAGATCGCACGTCAGGCTGACGGCGCAGTTCTCGCAACCTATGGTGAAACCGTCGTTCTTGCGACTGTTGTTTCTGCCAAGGAGCCAAAGCCAGGTCAGGATTTCTTCCCGCTGACCGTAAACTATCAGGAAAAGACTTACGCTGCTGGTAAGATTCCAGGCGGTTTCTTCAAGCGTGAAGGTCGTCCAAGCGAAAACGAAACACTCGTTTCGCGTCTGATCGACCGTCCGATCCGTCCGCTTTTCGTTGATGGCTATAAGAATGACACACAGGTTGTTTTGACTGTCATTCAGCATGATCTGGAAAACGATCCCGACATTCTGTCGATGGTTGCAGCATCGGCTGCGCTGACCATTTCGGGCGTTCCATTCATGGGCCCAATCGGTGGCGCACGCGTTGGTTACATCAACGGCGAATACGTACTGAACCCAAATATCGACGAAATGCCGGAATCGAAGCTCGATCTGGTTGTTGCCGGTACTGCTGATGCCGTGCTGATGGTTGAATCAGAAGCACAGGAACTGTCCGAAGAAGTTATGCTCGGCGCCGTTGTTTACGGTCAGAAGGCATTCCAGCCAGTGATCGACGCGATCATCAAGCTCGCTGAAGTTGCTGCAAAGGAGCCACGTGACTTCCAGCCGGAAGACCTGTCGGACATCGAAGCGAAGATGCTTGCAGTTGTCGAAAACGACCTGCGCGACGCTTACAAGATTACCGAAAAGCAGGCCCGTTATGCGGCTGTTGATGCTGCTAAGGCTAAGGCAAAGGCGCATTTCTTCCCAGAAGGCGTTGAAGAGCCAGAATTCTCGGCTGAAAAATTCGCGACTGTCTTCAAGCATTTGCAGGCGAAGATCGTTCGCTGGAACATTCTCGACACTGGCAACCGTATTGACGGTCGCGATCTGTCGACTGTTCGCGCAATCGTTTCCGAAGTTGGCCTTCTGCCACGCACCCATGGTTCGGCTCTGTTCACCCGCGGTGAAACGCAGGCAATCGTTGTTGCCACGCTCGGCACAGGCGAAGATGAACAGATGATCGATTCCTTGACCGGTACGTACAAAGAATCCTTCATGCTGCACTACAACTTCCCACCATATTCGGTTGGTGAAACCGGTCGTATGGGTTCGCCAGGTCGTCGTGAAGTTGGTCATGGTAAGCTCGCTTGGCGCGCAATCCATCCAATGCTGCCTGCCGCAGAACAGTTCCCTTATACGATCCGTGCTGTTTCTGAGATCACCGAATCCAATGGTTCGTCGTCGATGGCAACCGTTTGCGGCACATCGTTGGCTCTGATGGATGCAGGCGTTCCGATCACTCGCCCAGTGGCTGGTATTGCGATGGGCCTGATCAAGGAAGGCGAGCGTTTCGCCGTTCTTTCCGACATTCTCGGTGATGAAGATCATCTTGGCGATATGGATTTCAAGGTTGCCGGTACTGAAAACGGCATCACTGCGCTTCAGATGGACATCAAGATCGACGGTATCACCGAAGAGATCATGAAGGTTGCTCTGGAACAGGCTAAGGGCGGTCGCGTTCACATTCTGGGCGAAATGAGCAAGGCTCTGTCGAGCTCGCGCGCAGAACTCGGTGAATTTGCTCCACGAATTGAAGTCATGAACATCCCAACCGACAAGATCCGTGATGTTATCGGTTCTGGCGGTAAGGTTATTCGTGAAATCGTCGAAAAGACCGGCGCGAAGATCAACATCGAAGACGATGGTACGGTCAAGATCGCTTCGTCAAACGGCAAGGAAATCGAAGCCGCTAAGAAGTGGATTCACTCGATTGTTGCTGAGCCAGAAGTTGGCGAAATCTACGAAGGTACAGTTGTTAAGGCTGCTGACTTCGGCGCATTCGTAAACTTCTTCGGCCCACGCGATGGTCTGGTTCACATTTCGCAGTTGGCTTCCGACCGCGTTGCCAAGACCACTGACGTGGTTAAGGAAGGCCAGAAAGTCTGGGTCAAGCTCATGGGCTTTGACGAACGTGGCAAGGTTCGCCTGTCGATGAAGGTTGTCGATCAGGAAACCGGCAAGGAAATCGTTGCTGAAAAGAAGGCAGAAGCAGACGCTGAATAA